One region of Quercus lobata isolate SW786 chromosome 2, ValleyOak3.0 Primary Assembly, whole genome shotgun sequence genomic DNA includes:
- the LOC115975736 gene encoding ATP-dependent Clp protease proteolytic subunit 3, chloroplastic, producing MEMSLSLTCATSPSNSMCFNHGVLHSQFPIVTIIRKNTTGLISNIRKRTTKPISTIKALKSSSSKQTLSTNWDVFQDYSATSAPWLPRFEELDTTNMLIRQRILFLGSQVDDMTADLIISQLLFLDAEDSKKDIKLFINSPGGSITAGMGIYDAMKLCKADVSTVCLGLAASMGAFLLAAGSKGKRFCMPNARVMIHQPLGTSGGKVTDMSIRIREMMYHKIKLNKILSRITEKPIEQIEADTDRDNFMNPWEAKEYGLVDEVIDDGKPGLVAPIGDASPPPKTRVWDLWKVEGGRKAKKNLPTEHTLLQDGYKGGQEGDGERGLEQEKQSPAPV from the exons ATGgagatgagtttgagtttgacgTGTGCAACCTCACCTTCAAATTCGATGTGCTTCAACCATGGCGTTCTACACTCACAGTTCCCAATTGTGACCATAATAAGGAAGAACACTACTGGTCTTATCAGTAATATTAGAAAAAGAACTACAAAACCTATTTCCACAATCAAGGCTTTGAAAAGCTCATCTTCAAAGCAGACCTTATCGACCAACTGGGATGTTTTCCAAGATTACTCTGCAACTTCAGCTCCATGGCTGCCCAGATTCGAGGAGCTTGACACTACCAACATGCTTATCCGCCAGAGAATTTTATTCTTGGGCTCTCAG GTGGATGACATGACAGCAGATTTGATCATAAGCCAGCTTTTATTTCTGGATGCTGAAGACTCAAAGAAAGATattaaattgtttattaattcaCCTGGTGGCTCTATTACTGCTG GCATGGGTATATATGATGCGATGAAGTTGTGTAAGGCAGATGTTTCAACTGTTTGCCTGGGCCTTGCTGCATCTATGGGTGCATTTCTCCTTGCTGCTGGTTCAAAAGGGAAGAGGTTCTGCATGCCAAATGCAAGAGTGATGATCCATCAACCACTTGGAACTTCTGGAGGCAAA GTGACGGACATGAGTATACGAATAAGAGAAATGATGTATCACAAAATTAAGCTGAACAAAATCCTGTCAAGAATCACAGAGAAGCCTATAGAGCAG ATTGAAGCTGACACAGACCGTGATAATTTCATGAATCCTTGGGAAGCTAAGGAATATGGGCTCGTTGATGAGGTTATTGATGATGGCAAGCCAGGATTAGTTGCACCCATCGGAGATGCATCACCTCCACCAAAAACTCGGGTGTGGGATCTGTGGAAAGTTGAAGGGGGTAGGAAAGCCAAGAAGAATTTACCCACCGAGCATACACTTTTACAGGATGGATATAAAGGGGGTCAAGAAGGTGATGGGGAGAGGGGTCTTGAGCAAGAAAAGCAATCACCTGCTCCTGTATGA